The following are from one region of the Acidobacteriota bacterium genome:
- the phoU gene encoding phosphate signaling complex protein PhoU, which yields MRTRFQQEMEELREKLLRMGGLAELAVDRACQAYSERDLSRCHLVLENESLINVAEREIDEMAFDILATQQPAAVDLRFILAVTKINSDLERVGDQAVNIAERVMDLIELPAAELPVDIPRMATAVGAMVRRALESFVEGKAELAQAVLEMDHVVDRMRDEAFIMLVRKMNESPQVTQQALDALLVARNLERVADHATNIAEDVIFWVLGADVRHHAHATVVQTPTQPDPH from the coding sequence ATGCGTACACGCTTTCAGCAGGAGATGGAGGAGTTGCGGGAGAAGCTGCTGCGCATGGGAGGTCTGGCGGAGTTGGCGGTGGATCGCGCCTGCCAGGCATATTCCGAGCGCGATTTGAGCCGCTGCCACCTGGTGCTCGAAAACGAGAGCCTCATCAACGTCGCCGAGCGCGAAATCGATGAAATGGCATTCGACATCCTCGCCACCCAGCAACCCGCTGCCGTCGATCTACGATTCATTCTAGCCGTCACCAAAATCAACTCCGATCTGGAGCGCGTCGGCGATCAAGCTGTCAATATCGCTGAGCGTGTCATGGATCTGATCGAGTTGCCGGCCGCTGAATTGCCCGTCGACATTCCACGCATGGCAACCGCAGTCGGAGCGATGGTCCGCCGCGCTCTGGAATCGTTCGTCGAAGGCAAAGCCGAACTCGCTCAGGCTGTGTTGGAAATGGACCACGTCGTCGACCGCATGCGTGACGAAGCCTTCATTATGCTCGTGCGAAAGATGAACGAGTCTCCGCAAGTGACTCAACAAGCGCTAGATGCGCTTCTCGTGGCGCGCAATCTGGAACGTGTTGCCGACCATGCCACGAACATTGCCGAAGACGTAATCTTCTGGGTATTGGGAGCGGATGTCCGCCATCACGCGCATGCTACCGTTGTCCAAACTCCCACACAGCCAGACCCGCATTAG
- a CDS encoding Ppx/GppA family phosphatase, whose product MPTFAAVDIGSNSVRLKIARLQGHRLKEIHEDREVTRLGEGVFSGGLLSPEAMAETVRVLRRFHRATQEWGTDSVRVVATAALRDARNSRAFLEWVRSTTGWNVEIISGLEEARLIHLGIISHGRLSADPVLLVDLGGGSCELTVSRKGQIRETVSLPLGAVRLTSDFVVHDPPRKSELERLRGFVAREMGRIQDRIKSARVQAVIATSGTAAALAGVSAHLARLRKQKPGPTVTRDSMRRIVKLIARLPLDQRIKVPGIGPRRAEIICAGAVVYGELLERCHLAGFRYSPLGLRDGILAQMAADSDHATRSGRAIESERWESIKRAVEHYRVEMHHALQVRDAALLLFSGLKSVHQLPPEYREWLSAAAMLYEVGDYVNRNGHHRHTYYIIANSEILGYTPQQRRIIAAIARYLGKSRPASDDAPMQPLNPEERDYVTKASVLLRLARAANLGRSQSVGKIAVSARNATVTLKLSPRGKASVDLELWAIEKDRAYFREVFGRALSAAAV is encoded by the coding sequence ATGCCTACGTTTGCTGCCGTGGATATCGGATCGAACTCCGTCCGCTTGAAGATCGCACGCCTGCAGGGCCACCGCCTGAAGGAAATCCATGAAGATCGCGAGGTCACGCGGCTCGGCGAAGGCGTATTCAGTGGCGGATTGCTGTCGCCCGAAGCGATGGCTGAGACGGTGCGCGTACTGAGGCGCTTTCATCGCGCCACGCAGGAGTGGGGCACAGACTCCGTGCGTGTGGTTGCGACCGCAGCGCTGCGCGACGCCCGAAATTCACGGGCATTCCTTGAATGGGTACGATCCACCACGGGATGGAACGTGGAAATCATCTCTGGCCTGGAAGAAGCTCGACTCATTCACCTGGGGATCATTTCCCACGGCCGACTGAGCGCGGATCCCGTATTGCTGGTGGATCTGGGCGGCGGTAGTTGCGAACTGACTGTGTCGCGCAAGGGACAGATTCGGGAAACCGTCAGTCTCCCGCTCGGTGCAGTCCGTTTGACCAGCGATTTTGTGGTTCACGATCCCCCGCGCAAGAGTGAACTGGAACGGCTGCGTGGTTTTGTCGCCCGTGAAATGGGTCGTATTCAGGACAGGATCAAGTCCGCACGCGTTCAGGCCGTGATTGCTACTTCGGGCACGGCTGCCGCCCTGGCAGGCGTATCTGCCCATCTCGCCCGCCTTCGCAAGCAGAAACCTGGCCCCACGGTTACGCGGGACAGCATGCGCCGGATCGTCAAACTGATTGCCCGATTGCCGCTCGATCAGCGAATCAAGGTGCCAGGCATCGGACCGCGGCGCGCCGAAATTATTTGCGCGGGTGCCGTGGTCTATGGGGAACTTCTCGAACGCTGCCATCTCGCCGGCTTTCGCTACTCTCCGTTGGGATTGCGGGACGGCATTCTCGCGCAAATGGCTGCCGATTCCGATCACGCGACTCGCTCCGGACGCGCCATCGAGTCCGAACGCTGGGAATCGATCAAACGCGCAGTCGAACACTACCGGGTGGAGATGCATCATGCATTGCAGGTACGCGATGCGGCGCTGCTTCTCTTTTCCGGCCTGAAATCGGTGCACCAACTGCCGCCGGAGTATCGGGAATGGCTCTCGGCTGCGGCAATGCTGTATGAAGTGGGCGACTACGTGAATCGCAATGGACACCATCGCCACACCTACTACATCATTGCGAACTCCGAGATCCTCGGATACACACCGCAACAGCGGCGCATCATCGCCGCCATCGCCCGGTACCTGGGCAAGTCACGTCCGGCATCGGACGATGCACCCATGCAACCCCTCAATCCCGAGGAACGCGACTACGTCACCAAGGCATCGGTATTGCTGCGTCTGGCGCGCGCTGCCAATCTTGGGAGAAGTCAATCGGTGGGAAAAATCGCGGTGTCCGCACGGAACGCGACGGTGACATTGAAGCTGAGTCCCCGCGGCAAAGCGAGCGTCGATCTGGAACTTTGGGCGATTGAAAAAGATCGCGCCTATTTTCGGGAAGTTTTCGGACGGGCGCTTTCGGCTGCGGCCGTGTGA
- a CDS encoding D-glycerate dehydrogenase: MSQKVRVFATCDIGDSFNILRGKGYDLEVYPKPEAPPKSLIIEKVKSGIDGLITTLRDPIDAEVFAAGQGTLKVVAQIAVGFDNINRSDANRYKIPFTNTADVLTEATAEFAFFLMGTLARKMWPAEHLLHDKRWGYWHPYLPFLGDEVTGKTIAIIGTGRIGLAMIKKCSGFDMNMLCFDPAYENHGYIKAIEEINELRHKHGMTREKPWIRYTTLQDALSNADYISLHVPLLREGESKTPTYHLINETTLRMMKPTAMLINTSRGPVVDENALARALKENWIAGAALDVYEKEPLAADSPLRDPAIADRCRLLPHFASAARITRLSSDPDKGMAGRCVQGLLDVLEGNYGGDVTKMPYVVNKEVFGKTTA; this comes from the coding sequence ATGAGCCAGAAAGTTCGCGTCTTTGCTACCTGCGATATCGGCGATTCCTTCAACATTCTCCGCGGTAAGGGATATGACCTGGAGGTCTATCCCAAACCGGAAGCGCCGCCCAAGAGCCTGATCATTGAGAAGGTGAAGTCCGGGATTGACGGCCTGATCACGACGTTGCGCGACCCTATCGACGCGGAAGTGTTTGCCGCCGGACAAGGCACATTGAAAGTCGTGGCGCAGATTGCCGTCGGCTTCGACAACATCAACCGTTCCGATGCAAACCGTTACAAAATTCCGTTCACCAATACTGCAGACGTTCTGACGGAAGCGACCGCTGAATTCGCCTTTTTCCTGATGGGCACTCTAGCGCGCAAGATGTGGCCCGCAGAACATTTGTTGCACGACAAGCGTTGGGGATACTGGCATCCCTATCTGCCTTTTCTGGGCGACGAGGTCACCGGCAAAACTATTGCCATCATTGGCACCGGTCGCATTGGCCTGGCTATGATCAAGAAATGTTCAGGATTCGATATGAACATGCTGTGCTTCGATCCGGCCTACGAAAATCACGGGTACATCAAGGCGATCGAAGAGATCAACGAACTCCGCCACAAGCACGGCATGACTCGCGAAAAGCCCTGGATTCGCTACACCACGCTGCAGGATGCATTGAGCAATGCCGACTACATCAGCCTGCACGTCCCATTGCTGCGCGAAGGCGAGAGCAAGACCCCGACCTATCACCTGATCAACGAAACCACGCTGCGCATGATGAAACCGACTGCCATGCTGATCAATACCTCGCGCGGCCCGGTGGTAGATGAGAATGCTCTGGCCCGAGCGTTAAAGGAAAATTGGATTGCTGGAGCGGCGCTCGACGTGTACGAGAAAGAACCGTTGGCAGCAGATTCGCCCCTACGCGACCCCGCAATCGCCGACCGCTGCCGTCTGTTGCCGCACTTTGCCAGCGCCGCGAGGATTACGCGGCTGTCTTCCGATCCTGACAAAGGCATGGCGGGACGTTGCGTGCAGGGCTTGCTGGACGTGCTGGAAGGGAACTATGGCGGCGATGTCACGAAGATGCCGTACGTGGTGAACAAAGAAGTGTTTGGGAAGACCACCGCATAA
- a CDS encoding methyltransferase, translating to MNTENQTSSNPAPPAHVGILQMVNGAYIAGAISCLAQLAVPDLLENGSKSADELAAQTGARPDALYRLMRATASVGVLAEGADKMFSQTPMSAVLRTNARPSLRGLAIMTGREWHGRGWSRLEHCVRTGKPSIDEIYGMPIFEYFKHNPEEARVFDEAMTALSSIDGPAVADAYDFSDIQSIVDVAGGRGLLLATLMERNPHLKGTLYEMSHVLEGARTGALKVHMDRCALSSGDMFDSVPSGADAYLMKHIIHDWPDEACVNLLKACRQGVNPGGKLLIVDCVIQPGNGFSPAKFLDLQMLIFPSGRERTEVEFRNLLEASGWKLSRIIPTAAADSIVEGVPA from the coding sequence TTGAATACTGAGAACCAGACATCATCTAACCCCGCCCCACCGGCCCACGTCGGCATCCTGCAGATGGTAAATGGCGCCTATATCGCTGGAGCAATCTCCTGCCTGGCGCAGTTGGCAGTGCCCGACCTGCTCGAGAATGGGTCCAAATCGGCCGATGAGTTGGCGGCCCAAACTGGCGCTCGACCGGACGCGCTTTACCGCCTGATGCGCGCCACCGCCAGCGTTGGAGTTCTCGCTGAAGGTGCGGACAAGATGTTCTCGCAAACCCCGATGTCGGCGGTTCTGCGCACCAACGCCCGCCCCAGCCTGCGCGGTCTCGCCATCATGACCGGGCGGGAATGGCACGGGCGCGGATGGTCCCGGCTTGAACATTGCGTGCGCACCGGCAAGCCGTCAATCGACGAAATTTACGGCATGCCCATCTTCGAGTACTTCAAGCACAATCCAGAGGAAGCCCGGGTTTTTGACGAGGCCATGACGGCCCTCTCCAGCATTGACGGCCCCGCTGTGGCCGATGCCTACGACTTTTCGGACATTCAGAGCATCGTCGATGTAGCAGGGGGCCGTGGACTCCTGTTGGCCACTCTGATGGAAAGGAATCCTCATCTCAAAGGCACGCTTTATGAGATGTCCCATGTGCTCGAAGGAGCGAGGACGGGGGCCCTCAAGGTACACATGGACCGGTGCGCACTTTCCTCCGGCGATATGTTCGATTCGGTTCCGTCGGGCGCTGATGCCTATCTCATGAAACACATCATCCATGATTGGCCGGATGAGGCCTGCGTCAACCTTCTGAAAGCGTGCCGCCAGGGTGTGAATCCCGGCGGAAAGTTGCTGATCGTCGATTGCGTAATCCAGCCGGGCAACGGTTTCTCCCCCGCGAAGTTTCTGGATTTGCAAATGTTGATCTTCCCCAGCGGACGGGAGCGCACGGAAGTAGAATTCCGCAATCTGCTGGAGGCCTCCGGATGGAAACTCTCACGGATTATTCCCACCGCGGCTGCGGACTCGATTGTGGAAGGAGTTCCGGCGTAG
- the pstC gene encoding phosphate ABC transporter permease subunit PstC, which produces MSQQTLPRQTFSAPEKDRPAALKLEAKPASLLQGRVSEVPDALFGWTMRLCGLAVVALLGMIVWELVVRSQLSWHTFGWKFFVNSDWNPVEEQFGALPFIYGTLVSSLLSLVIAVPLAVGVAVFITEMCPVGLRGMLSFTTELLAAIPSVIYGLWAIFVLVPLLRTYVQPFLSTTLGWTGLFTGPPYGIGMLAAGVILAIMIIPIISSITREVLTVVPQHQREAVLALGATRWEMIRMGVLRNARAGIVGGVILGLGRALGETMAVTMVIGNRPEIAKSLFAPGYTMASVLANEFTEATGDTYLSALVEIGLALFLVTIVVNALARLMVWSVTRGLPARNVA; this is translated from the coding sequence ATGTCCCAACAAACCCTGCCCCGGCAGACGTTTAGCGCTCCCGAAAAAGACCGGCCTGCCGCATTGAAACTGGAAGCCAAGCCCGCGTCACTGCTGCAGGGCAGGGTCAGCGAAGTTCCCGATGCGCTCTTTGGCTGGACTATGCGGCTTTGCGGGCTGGCCGTGGTCGCTTTGCTGGGGATGATTGTGTGGGAACTGGTGGTTCGCTCCCAGCTTTCCTGGCATACGTTTGGATGGAAGTTCTTTGTGAACTCCGACTGGAATCCGGTCGAGGAACAGTTTGGGGCCCTGCCGTTCATCTACGGCACGTTGGTTTCTTCGCTACTATCGCTGGTCATCGCGGTTCCTTTGGCAGTCGGCGTCGCCGTATTCATCACGGAAATGTGTCCCGTTGGTTTGCGCGGGATGCTTTCCTTTACCACGGAATTGCTGGCGGCAATCCCGAGCGTGATCTACGGACTGTGGGCAATCTTCGTGCTCGTGCCTCTACTGCGGACCTACGTCCAACCGTTTTTATCGACGACATTAGGATGGACTGGCCTTTTCACCGGGCCACCGTATGGCATCGGAATGCTGGCTGCCGGAGTGATTCTGGCGATCATGATCATTCCCATTATTTCCTCCATCACTCGTGAAGTGTTGACGGTCGTTCCGCAGCATCAGAGGGAAGCAGTGCTGGCGCTGGGAGCTACCCGTTGGGAAATGATTCGCATGGGTGTTTTGCGCAATGCGCGTGCCGGTATCGTGGGCGGTGTGATTCTCGGTCTCGGCCGCGCACTTGGAGAGACGATGGCGGTCACCATGGTGATCGGCAACCGTCCTGAAATCGCCAAGTCGCTGTTTGCGCCGGGATACACGATGGCGAGCGTTCTGGCGAACGAATTTACCGAAGCCACCGGCGATACTTATCTTTCCGCCCTGGTTGAAATTGGGCTGGCGTTGTTCCTGGTCACGATCGTCGTCAACGCACTCGCGCGCCTGATGGTCTGGAGCGTTACGCGAGGCTTACCTGCGAGGAACGTTGCCTGA
- the pstB gene encoding phosphate ABC transporter ATP-binding protein: MGVGITVEHVNAYYGKTQALFDINLIVQANHATALIGPSGCGKSTFIRCLNRMHETIPDARVDGTVRIGDISVYNGTSATQLRRRVGMVFQKPNPFPTMSIYDNVASGLRLNGFRDRKKLDEVVERSLNSAALWGEVKDSLHKKSGASLSGGQQQRLCIARALAVQPEVLLMDEPCSALDPISTGKIEELIFQLKEQYTIVIVTHNMQQAARVAEFTGFFLLGKMIEFDKTEKIFTKPSDKRTEDYITGRFG; this comes from the coding sequence ATGGGTGTTGGAATCACTGTCGAGCATGTGAATGCCTACTACGGTAAGACGCAGGCCTTGTTCGATATCAACCTGATTGTCCAGGCGAATCATGCGACGGCGTTGATCGGGCCTTCGGGCTGCGGGAAGTCCACGTTCATTCGCTGCCTGAACCGCATGCACGAAACCATCCCCGACGCGCGCGTGGATGGGACCGTAAGGATTGGCGACATCAGCGTCTACAACGGCACGTCGGCAACGCAGCTTCGCCGCCGGGTTGGAATGGTCTTTCAGAAACCGAACCCGTTTCCGACCATGTCGATCTATGACAATGTTGCTTCCGGACTGAGACTCAATGGTTTTCGTGATCGCAAGAAATTAGACGAAGTGGTTGAGCGCTCGCTGAACAGCGCCGCTTTGTGGGGAGAAGTGAAAGACTCGTTGCATAAGAAATCAGGAGCCAGCCTCTCCGGAGGCCAGCAGCAGCGCTTATGCATCGCGCGTGCGTTGGCGGTTCAGCCGGAAGTCCTGCTCATGGACGAGCCTTGTTCGGCGCTGGATCCGATCTCAACGGGTAAGATCGAAGAGCTGATTTTTCAGTTAAAAGAGCAGTACACCATCGTCATCGTGACGCATAATATGCAGCAGGCAGCCCGCGTGGCGGAGTTTACCGGGTTCTTTCTGCTGGGCAAAATGATCGAGTTCGACAAGACGGAAAAGATTTTTACCAAGCCCTCCGACAAACGGACGGAAGACTACATCACAGGCAGGTTCGGATAA
- the pstA gene encoding phosphate ABC transporter permease PstA, translated as MNPVVVAIPPFSWRRRVTDHFMTGVALLTVVLVLLPLGAIFAYLIYKGAGSINWAFLTQTPKPVGEPGGGMANAIAGSVVILGIASFMGVPLGIGAGIYLSEFGRNRVGDFVRFVCDVLNGVPSIVIGIVAYGLVVLRQGHFSALAGGVALAIMMVPTIARTTEQMLLLVPQALREAAYGLGIPRWRTTLSITLRTATSGIITGVMLAFARVAGETAPLLFTAFGNQFWNWKSDQPTAALSLQIFAYAISPFDEWHKQAWAGALVLIILIVSAVGAVRFAVRRGTLAGA; from the coding sequence ATGAATCCGGTAGTGGTCGCGATCCCGCCGTTCAGTTGGCGGCGCCGCGTCACGGATCATTTCATGACCGGCGTAGCCCTCCTGACGGTCGTGCTGGTGTTGCTGCCTCTGGGCGCGATCTTTGCGTATCTGATTTACAAGGGCGCCGGATCGATCAACTGGGCCTTTCTCACGCAAACTCCCAAGCCCGTCGGTGAACCCGGCGGGGGGATGGCGAACGCGATTGCTGGTTCGGTAGTGATTCTCGGCATCGCGAGTTTCATGGGAGTTCCCCTGGGTATCGGTGCTGGCATCTATCTTTCCGAATTTGGACGGAACCGTGTTGGGGATTTCGTCCGCTTTGTTTGCGATGTTCTGAACGGCGTCCCTTCGATCGTGATCGGCATTGTCGCCTACGGACTCGTCGTATTGCGGCAGGGACATTTTTCAGCTCTGGCTGGCGGCGTAGCACTCGCAATCATGATGGTGCCCACCATTGCGCGTACCACCGAGCAGATGCTTCTGCTGGTGCCGCAAGCGCTTCGGGAAGCTGCTTACGGGCTAGGGATTCCGCGTTGGCGGACCACGCTGTCTATCACCTTGCGCACCGCCACTTCCGGCATCATCACCGGAGTGATGCTGGCATTTGCGCGTGTCGCCGGAGAAACGGCGCCACTTCTATTTACCGCCTTTGGAAACCAGTTCTGGAACTGGAAGTCGGATCAGCCCACGGCTGCTCTCTCGCTGCAGATATTTGCGTATGCGATCTCTCCGTTTGACGAGTGGCATAAGCAGGCCTGGGCGGGTGCATTGGTGCTGATCATTCTGATCGTGAGCGCTGTTGGCGCGGTTCGATTCGCAGTGCGGCGGGGAACTTTAGCAGGAGCATAA